A window of Streptomyces sp. NBC_01689 genomic DNA:
ACAGTCAGGGGAGGATCGCTGGCCGCTCTGCTGGCGCTCGTCGCGGTGAGCGGCTGCCGTGCCCAGGTCGTCGACGCGCACGGGACGCCGACACCGGCGCGGACGACGGCCGGTTCCACGAGGGCGCCGGACGACGCCAAGGAGGGGACGGGCAGCCCCGCGCCGGGTTCCGCGTCTCCGGAACCGGAACCGGACCCGGCCGTCTCCACGACACCGCCTCCCCGGGTGCTGTGGTCGCGCGGCGACCGCGGCCGGGACGTCCGCGAGATCCAGGCCCGGCTGCGCCAGGCCGCGTGGCTGTTCGAAGGCCCGACGGGGACGTACGACATCGCGACGGCCGCCGCCGTACGGGGCTTCCAGGGCAAGCGGGGGCTCGCGCGCACCGGCGAGGTGGACGCCGTGACCTGGCGGCGGCTGCTGTCGATGACGCGCGAGCCGACCCGGTGGGAGCTGTACGCGTTCGGCGGCCAGCCCGCCGCGCGGCCCGACCCGCGCTGCATGACCGGACGGGTGATGTGCGTCAGCAAGACGAGCCGCACCCTGCGCTGGATGGTCGACGGGCGGACCGTCTCGGTGATGGAGGTGCGGTTCGGCTCCCAGTACACCCCGACCCGCGAGGGCGTGTTCAGCGTGGCCTTCAAGTCCCGCCACCACGTCTCGACGATCTATCACACGTCCATGCCGTACGCGATGTTCTTCAGCGGCGGCCAGGCGGTGCACTACTCCGCCGACTTCGCGGCCCGCGGCTACGCGGGCGCCTCGCACGGCTGCGTCAACGTACGGGACGAGGCGAAGATCGCGGCGCTGTTCGCGCAGGTCCGCACGGGGGACAAGGTCGTCGTCTCCTGGTGACCCGCGGGCGCGGGGCGCT
This region includes:
- a CDS encoding L,D-transpeptidase family protein — its product is MRTTVRGGSLAALLALVAVSGCRAQVVDAHGTPTPARTTAGSTRAPDDAKEGTGSPAPGSASPEPEPDPAVSTTPPPRVLWSRGDRGRDVREIQARLRQAAWLFEGPTGTYDIATAAAVRGFQGKRGLARTGEVDAVTWRRLLSMTREPTRWELYAFGGQPAARPDPRCMTGRVMCVSKTSRTLRWMVDGRTVSVMEVRFGSQYTPTREGVFSVAFKSRHHVSTIYHTSMPYAMFFSGGQAVHYSADFAARGYAGASHGCVNVRDEAKIAALFAQVRTGDKVVVSW